Proteins encoded in a region of the Mycobacterium branderi genome:
- a CDS encoding class I SAM-dependent methyltransferase, with protein MAYVGTGTFDIASMPRGGPNASCLDRRLETQRPEYLDRDDVDDRKRAVVRSLDRFGRLFGHHEMFARIALDEIADVPDPKILELGSGHGGLARALLEQHPTAQVTVTDVEPASVAAIATGDLGSHPRATVREMDATAIDAPDGYYDLAVFVMSFHHLPPPQASRVFAEGTRAADKLLIIDLPRPPSPLHILHLASMLPLTIVLPFAHDGFISSLRAYSPSALRALARHADPAIHVELRGGGLFNLPVRPRPQIVVASRR; from the coding sequence ATGGCTTACGTGGGCACTGGAACATTCGACATTGCGAGCATGCCGCGCGGCGGCCCGAACGCCTCGTGTCTGGACCGGCGGCTGGAAACGCAGCGTCCGGAATATCTGGACCGCGACGACGTCGACGACCGCAAGCGCGCCGTGGTGCGATCCCTGGACCGCTTCGGACGCCTGTTCGGCCATCACGAGATGTTCGCCCGCATCGCCCTCGACGAGATCGCCGACGTGCCCGATCCGAAGATCCTCGAACTGGGCTCCGGCCACGGCGGGCTGGCGCGTGCGCTGCTCGAGCAGCATCCGACCGCGCAGGTCACGGTGACCGACGTCGAACCGGCGTCGGTGGCCGCGATCGCGACCGGCGACCTGGGCAGTCATCCGCGGGCCACCGTGCGCGAGATGGACGCCACCGCGATCGACGCGCCGGACGGCTACTACGACCTCGCGGTGTTCGTGATGTCGTTTCACCACCTGCCGCCGCCGCAGGCGTCCCGGGTGTTCGCCGAAGGCACTCGCGCGGCCGACAAGTTGCTGATCATCGACCTGCCGCGGCCGCCGTCACCGCTGCACATCCTGCACCTGGCGTCGATGCTGCCGTTGACCATCGTGTTGCCGTTTGCGCACGACGGGTTCATCAGCTCGCTGCGCGCCTACAGCCCGTCGGCGCTGCGGGCGCTGGCCCGCCACGCGGACCCGGCGATCCACGTCGAACTGCGCGGCGGTGGGCTGTTCAACCTTCCGGTGCGTCCGCGTCCGCAGATCGTGGTGGCGTCGCGTCGTTAA
- the glpK gene encoding glycerol kinase GlpK translates to MDDVAQSPEFVASIDQGTTSTRCMIFDHDGAEVGRHQLEHEQILPRSGWVEHDPVEIWERTSSVLTSVLNRTNLGPNDIAALGITNQRETTLVWNRRTGRPYYNAIVWQDTRTDRIASALDRDGRGEVIRRKAGLPPATYFSGGKLQWILENVDGVREAAERGDAVFGTADTWLLWNLTGGPRGGVHVTDVTNASRTMLMNLETLDWDDELLSFFGIPRAMLPSIAPSSPREPYGVTADDVPITGILGDQHAAMVGQVCLAPGEAKNTYGTGNFLLLNTGEEIVRSANGLLTTVCYQFGDAEPVYALEGSIAVTGSAVQWLRDQLGIISGAAQSEALARQVDDNGGVYFVPAFSGLFAPYWRSDARGAIVGLSRYNTNAHLARATLEAICYQSRDVVDAMAADSGVRLEVLKVDGGITANDLCMQIQADVLGVDVVRPVVAETTALGAAYAAGLAVGFWAGPDELRANWREDKRWSPTWSDEQRETAYAGWRKAVERTLGWVDVS, encoded by the coding sequence ATGGACGACGTGGCCCAGTCGCCTGAATTCGTCGCCTCGATCGACCAGGGCACCACCAGCACCCGCTGCATGATTTTCGACCACGACGGCGCCGAGGTAGGCCGCCACCAGCTCGAGCACGAGCAGATCCTGCCGCGCTCCGGCTGGGTGGAGCACGATCCGGTCGAGATCTGGGAACGCACCTCCTCGGTGCTGACGTCGGTGCTCAACAGAACCAACCTCGGCCCGAATGACATTGCGGCGCTAGGTATTACGAATCAGCGGGAGACCACGCTGGTGTGGAATCGGCGCACGGGCAGGCCGTACTACAACGCAATCGTCTGGCAGGACACCCGCACCGACCGCATCGCCTCGGCGCTGGACCGCGACGGCCGCGGCGAGGTGATCCGGCGCAAGGCGGGCCTGCCTCCGGCGACGTATTTCTCCGGCGGCAAACTGCAGTGGATTCTGGAGAACGTCGACGGCGTGCGCGAGGCCGCCGAACGCGGCGACGCCGTGTTCGGCACGGCCGACACCTGGCTGTTGTGGAACCTGACCGGCGGCCCGCGCGGCGGGGTTCATGTCACCGACGTCACCAACGCCAGCCGCACGATGCTGATGAACCTCGAGACCCTGGACTGGGACGACGAGCTGCTGTCGTTTTTCGGCATACCCCGCGCAATGCTGCCGTCGATCGCGCCGTCGTCGCCGCGGGAGCCGTACGGTGTCACCGCGGACGACGTGCCGATCACCGGAATCCTGGGCGACCAGCACGCGGCAATGGTGGGCCAGGTGTGCCTGGCGCCGGGGGAAGCCAAAAACACTTATGGCACAGGCAATTTCCTGCTGCTCAACACCGGCGAGGAGATCGTCCGGTCGGCCAACGGCTTGCTGACCACCGTCTGCTACCAGTTCGGCGACGCCGAACCTGTTTACGCCCTTGAGGGTTCGATCGCGGTCACCGGCTCGGCAGTGCAGTGGCTGCGTGACCAGCTGGGCATCATCAGCGGTGCCGCGCAGAGCGAGGCGCTGGCCCGTCAGGTCGATGACAACGGCGGGGTGTACTTCGTTCCGGCGTTTTCGGGGTTGTTCGCCCCGTACTGGCGATCCGATGCCCGCGGCGCCATCGTGGGGCTGTCGCGGTACAACACCAACGCGCATCTGGCCCGCGCCACCTTGGAGGCGATCTGTTACCAGAGCCGCGACGTGGTCGACGCGATGGCGGCGGATTCCGGTGTGCGCCTTGAGGTTTTGAAGGTCGACGGTGGGATCACCGCCAACGACCTGTGCATGCAGATCCAGGCCGACGTGCTCGGTGTCGACGTGGTGCGCCCAGTGGTCGCCGAGACGACGGCACTCGGGGCGGCCTATGCCGCAGGACTGGCGGTCGGCTTCTGGGCCGGGCCCGACGAGTTGCGCGCCAACTGGCGCGAGGACAAGCGGTGGTCGCCGACCTGGAGCGACGAGCAACGCGAGACCGCGTACGCGGGCTGGCGGAAAGCTGTCGAGCGCACGCTGGGCTGGGTCGACGTGTCGTGA
- a CDS encoding PadR family transcriptional regulator, with protein sequence MNAPFPPFGAPFVGGPTGFGFGPQDRRALHEQRRQARRQFRDFVRGHDAGHDGPFGPGFGRGFGPGFGPGGFGPGFGFGPRGGRRGGPGRRGRRGDVRAAILVLLAERPMHGYEMIQEIAERSQDLWRPSPGSVYPTLQLLVDEGLLVGSETEGSKRLFQLTEEGRAAAEKIETPPWDEIADGVDPSHLNLRAAVGQLFGAVAQSAHAATPEQQQRIIEIVNNARREIYTVLSEDE encoded by the coding sequence ATGAATGCACCATTTCCCCCGTTCGGGGCGCCGTTCGTCGGCGGCCCCACTGGTTTCGGCTTCGGCCCGCAGGACCGCCGCGCCCTGCACGAGCAGCGCCGGCAAGCCCGACGGCAGTTCCGCGATTTCGTGCGCGGCCACGACGCCGGGCACGACGGGCCGTTCGGGCCCGGATTCGGCCGGGGTTTCGGTCCGGGCTTTGGTCCCGGTGGGTTCGGTCCCGGCTTCGGGTTCGGACCTCGCGGTGGACGCCGCGGCGGTCCGGGCCGGCGTGGGCGCCGTGGCGACGTCCGCGCCGCCATCCTGGTCCTGCTGGCCGAGCGGCCGATGCACGGCTACGAAATGATCCAGGAGATCGCCGAACGCAGCCAGGACCTGTGGCGGCCCAGCCCGGGCTCGGTGTACCCGACCCTGCAGTTGCTGGTCGACGAGGGCCTGCTCGTCGGCTCCGAAACCGAAGGCAGCAAACGGCTTTTCCAGCTGACCGAGGAGGGCCGGGCCGCCGCCGAGAAGATCGAGACCCCGCCGTGGGACGAGATCGCCGACGGCGTCGACCCCTCGCACCTCAACCTGCGGGCCGCGGTGGGCCAGTTGTTCGGCGCGGTGGCGCAATCCGCGCACGCGGCAACACCCGAGCAGCAGCAGCGCATCATCGAGATCGTCAACAATGCGCGCCGCGAGATCTACACCGTCTTGAGCGAAGACGAGTAG
- a CDS encoding RDD family protein, with the protein MSEVVTGDAVVLDVQIAQLPVRAVGALIDIAVIFVGYLLGLMLWAATLTQFDDATTAAILVIFTVLVLVGYPLILETATRGRSVGKIVMGLRVVSDDGSPERFRQALFRALASVVEIWILFGSPAVMCSLLSPKAKRIGDIFAGTVVISERGPKLGPPPAMPPSLAWWAASLQLSGLSAGQAELARQFLSRAPQLEPGLRYQMACRIAGDVLARVAPPPPPGTPPHLALAAVLAERHRRELARLRLTPAPPPSWPPPPSPWPPPGDGFAPPR; encoded by the coding sequence ATGTCGGAGGTGGTGACCGGGGACGCGGTGGTGCTCGATGTGCAGATCGCGCAGTTGCCGGTGCGTGCGGTCGGCGCGCTGATCGACATCGCGGTGATCTTCGTCGGCTACCTGCTGGGCCTGATGTTGTGGGCGGCCACGCTGACGCAGTTCGACGACGCCACGACCGCCGCCATCCTGGTCATCTTCACGGTGCTGGTCTTGGTCGGTTACCCGCTCATCCTGGAGACGGCCACCCGGGGCCGCTCGGTGGGCAAGATCGTGATGGGCCTGCGCGTGGTGTCCGACGACGGCAGCCCGGAACGGTTCCGCCAAGCGCTCTTTCGGGCACTGGCGTCGGTGGTGGAGATCTGGATCTTGTTCGGCAGCCCGGCGGTGATGTGCAGTCTGCTCTCGCCGAAAGCCAAGCGGATCGGCGACATCTTCGCCGGCACCGTCGTCATCAGCGAACGCGGCCCGAAACTCGGTCCGCCGCCGGCGATGCCGCCGTCGCTGGCGTGGTGGGCCGCGTCGCTTCAGCTGTCCGGTCTCAGCGCCGGCCAAGCCGAATTGGCACGCCAATTCCTTTCCCGCGCACCGCAACTCGAGCCGGGCCTGCGTTACCAGATGGCTTGCCGGATTGCCGGCGACGTGCTGGCCCGGGTCGCTCCCCCGCCCCCGCCGGGAACTCCCCCGCACCTGGCCCTGGCCGCGGTGCTGGCCGAGCGGCACCGCCGCGAGCTCGCCCGGCTGCGACTCACGCCGGCACCACCGCCGTCCTGGCCCCCGCCCCCGTCGCCGTGGCCTCCACCAGGGGACGGCTTCGCGCCGCCACGGTGA
- a CDS encoding stage II sporulation protein M codes for MDVDAFVLAHRNTWARLEQLVKQRRRLTGTEIDELVELYQRVSTHLSMLRSASSDSVLIGRLSTLVARARAAVTGAHAPLSGEFARFWTVGFPVVAYRTWRWWLATAVLFFAATAAVAIWVSGSAEVQATIGTPSDIDELVNHDFASYYSEHPAAAFGLQVWVNNAWVAAKCIAFAVVLGLPIPFVLFQNAANLGVAAGLMFAAGKANILLGLLIPHGLLELTAVFLAAAAGMRLGWLVISPGNRPRGQVLAEQGRAIVTIAVGLVAVLFVSGVLEAVVTPSPLPTFLRVGIGIAVEATFLAYIVYFGRRAARAGETGDIANAPDVVPTA; via the coding sequence GTGGACGTCGACGCGTTCGTGCTCGCGCACCGCAACACCTGGGCTCGGCTCGAACAGTTGGTGAAGCAACGACGGCGACTCACGGGCACCGAGATCGACGAACTCGTCGAGCTCTACCAGCGGGTGTCGACGCATCTGTCGATGTTGCGCTCGGCGTCATCGGATTCGGTGCTGATCGGGCGGCTTTCGACGCTGGTGGCGCGTGCCCGCGCCGCGGTCACCGGTGCGCACGCACCGCTGTCCGGCGAGTTCGCCCGGTTCTGGACGGTCGGGTTTCCGGTGGTGGCGTACCGGACCTGGCGCTGGTGGCTGGCGACGGCAGTGTTGTTCTTCGCCGCAACGGCCGCCGTCGCGATCTGGGTGTCGGGTAGCGCGGAGGTTCAAGCCACCATCGGAACACCAAGTGACATAGACGAATTGGTCAACCACGACTTTGCCTCCTACTACAGTGAGCATCCGGCCGCGGCGTTCGGGCTCCAAGTGTGGGTGAACAACGCCTGGGTGGCCGCGAAATGTATTGCCTTCGCGGTGGTGTTGGGATTGCCCATCCCGTTCGTGCTGTTCCAAAACGCGGCCAACCTCGGTGTGGCCGCCGGACTGATGTTTGCGGCCGGCAAAGCAAACATCTTGTTGGGGCTGCTGATACCGCACGGCCTGCTGGAGTTGACGGCGGTGTTCCTGGCCGCCGCCGCGGGGATGCGGCTCGGCTGGTTGGTGATCTCGCCCGGCAATCGCCCGCGTGGGCAGGTGCTTGCCGAGCAGGGCCGCGCAATCGTCACGATAGCCGTCGGACTGGTAGCGGTGCTCTTCGTCTCGGGTGTGCTCGAAGCGGTGGTGACCCCGTCGCCGTTGCCGACCTTTCTACGGGTCGGTATCGGAATCGCCGTCGAGGCCACGTTTCTGGCGTACATCGTGTACTTCGGCCGACGCGCCGCCCGGGCGGGGGAGACCGGCGACATCGCCAATGCTCCTGATGTGGTGCCGACTGCCTGA
- a CDS encoding DUF58 domain-containing protein: protein MVLTGRTGLIALICVVPITLSPWPARSFVVLLVLLTAAVVIDVLCAASPRALHFTREPINSARLGEEVNAGLLIHNSGRRHFRGQVRDAWPPSTRGEPRVHTVDIAVGRGQLVDTRLHPVRRGDQRSAMVTARSVGPLGLAGRQSSQRVPGRLRVLPPFLSRKHLPSRLARLREIDGLSPTLTRGQGTEFDSLREYVVGDDVRSIDWRATARRADVVVRTWRPERDRRVIVVLDTGRTAAGRVGVDPTAGDPGGWPRLDWSMDAALLLAALAARAGDHVDFLAHDRVSRAALFGASRTELLAKLVDVMAPLQPALVESDSAAMVSAVLRRARRRALVVLLTDLNPTALEEGLLPVLPQLSARHKVILAAVADPRVDQLAIGRVDAPAVYDAAAAERARNDRRAIASRLRRAGVEVVDAPPAELAPALADRYLAMKATGRL from the coding sequence GTGGTTCTGACCGGCCGCACCGGACTGATTGCGCTGATCTGCGTTGTGCCGATCACGCTGTCGCCTTGGCCGGCAAGGTCTTTCGTCGTGCTGCTGGTGCTACTGACAGCGGCGGTGGTCATCGACGTGTTGTGCGCCGCCAGCCCGCGCGCGCTGCATTTCACACGGGAGCCGATCAATTCGGCGCGGCTTGGCGAAGAAGTGAACGCTGGTCTGCTGATTCACAACAGTGGCCGGCGTCACTTCCGCGGCCAGGTTCGCGACGCGTGGCCGCCCAGTACCCGCGGCGAGCCGCGCGTCCACACCGTCGACATCGCCGTCGGGCGTGGTCAGCTCGTGGATACCCGGCTGCACCCGGTGCGGCGCGGTGATCAGCGCTCGGCGATGGTGACCGCGCGGTCGGTCGGGCCGCTGGGCCTGGCCGGGCGGCAGAGCTCGCAGCGGGTGCCCGGGCGGCTGCGGGTGTTGCCGCCGTTCCTGTCCCGCAAGCATCTGCCGTCACGACTGGCCAGGCTGCGTGAGATCGACGGGCTGTCGCCGACGCTGACCCGCGGTCAGGGCACCGAATTCGACTCGCTGCGCGAGTATGTGGTGGGCGACGACGTCCGGTCGATCGACTGGCGAGCCACCGCCCGGCGCGCTGACGTCGTCGTGCGGACCTGGCGGCCCGAGCGGGACCGCCGCGTCATCGTCGTGCTTGACACCGGGCGCACCGCAGCCGGGCGCGTCGGCGTCGACCCGACGGCCGGCGATCCGGGCGGGTGGCCGCGACTGGACTGGTCGATGGATGCGGCGCTGCTGCTGGCGGCGCTCGCGGCACGCGCCGGCGACCATGTCGACTTTCTGGCGCACGACCGGGTGAGCCGGGCGGCGCTATTCGGTGCCTCGCGGACGGAACTACTGGCCAAGCTCGTCGACGTGATGGCGCCGCTGCAACCTGCCCTCGTCGAATCAGACTCCGCCGCAATGGTTTCAGCTGTACTACGGCGTGCCAGGCGTCGCGCGTTGGTGGTTCTGCTGACCGACCTCAACCCGACCGCGCTCGAGGAGGGGCTGCTACCGGTCTTGCCTCAGCTGTCTGCCCGACACAAGGTGATCCTGGCCGCCGTCGCCGATCCGCGGGTCGATCAGCTGGCCATCGGGCGTGTCGATGCGCCGGCGGTGTATGACGCGGCGGCCGCCGAGCGAGCCCGCAACGACCGCCGGGCGATCGCGTCGCGGCTGCGCCGAGCCGGGGTGGAAGTGGTCGACGCGCCGCCCGCCGAACTGGCACCGGCTCTGGCCGATCGGTATTTGGCGATGAAAGCCACCGGACGGCTGTAA
- a CDS encoding AAA family ATPase, whose translation MTEHARQALLALRTEIAKAVVGQEAVVSGLVIALLCRGHVLLEGVPGVAKTLLVRALAAALQLEFKRVQFTPDLMPGDVTGSLVYDARTAAFVFRDGPVFTNLMLADEINRTPPKTQAALLEAMEERQVSVDGEPRFLPDPFIVAATQNPIEYEGTYQLPEAQLDRFLLKLTVPLPPRDSEIAILGRHAHGFDPRDLSAIQPVAGPAELTAGRDAVREVLVADEVLGYIVDIVSATRQSPALQLGVSPRGATALLATARSWAWLSGRNYVTPDDVKAMARATLRHRVMLRPEAELEGVTADGVLDGILASVPVPR comes from the coding sequence ATGACCGAACACGCGCGTCAGGCGTTGCTGGCGCTGCGCACCGAGATCGCCAAGGCCGTCGTAGGCCAGGAAGCCGTCGTCAGCGGCCTGGTGATCGCGTTGTTGTGCCGCGGCCATGTGTTGCTCGAAGGCGTTCCGGGCGTGGCGAAGACGCTGCTGGTGCGTGCCTTGGCGGCGGCGCTGCAGCTGGAATTCAAGCGGGTCCAGTTCACCCCCGACCTGATGCCCGGCGATGTCACCGGCTCACTGGTCTACGACGCCCGCACCGCCGCGTTCGTGTTCCGCGACGGCCCGGTGTTCACCAATCTCATGCTGGCCGACGAAATCAACCGCACGCCTCCGAAAACCCAGGCCGCCCTGCTGGAGGCCATGGAAGAGCGTCAGGTCAGCGTCGACGGCGAACCTCGTTTCCTGCCGGACCCGTTCATCGTCGCCGCGACACAGAACCCGATCGAATACGAGGGCACCTACCAGTTGCCGGAGGCGCAGCTCGACCGGTTCCTGCTCAAGCTGACTGTGCCGCTGCCGCCGCGTGATTCGGAAATCGCCATCCTCGGCCGGCACGCGCACGGCTTCGACCCGCGCGATCTTTCCGCGATCCAGCCGGTGGCCGGTCCGGCCGAGTTGACGGCCGGCCGTGATGCCGTCCGCGAGGTGCTCGTCGCCGACGAGGTTCTCGGCTACATCGTCGACATCGTCAGCGCGACCCGCCAGTCGCCGGCGCTGCAGCTCGGGGTATCACCTCGTGGCGCGACGGCACTGCTGGCCACCGCTCGTTCGTGGGCATGGCTGTCCGGCCGCAACTACGTCACACCCGACGACGTGAAGGCGATGGCCCGCGCGACGTTGCGGCACCGGGTGATGCTGCGCCCCGAGGCCGAATTGGAAGGCGTCACCGCCGACGGCGTTCTCGACGGAATACTGGCTTCCGTTCCGGTGCCCCGCTAG
- a CDS encoding DUF4350 domain-containing protein translates to MTTRLRSWRWALLTLAAICAVAAVTTYLTAPRPGGRMDPASTGPEGAHALVALLRDHGVDVVVANSVEDAENATRPGALLLIAQAQHLTDDTLLHRLADTHADLLLVEPTSRVRAVLAPDIRSAGASPLDSKPDCPLREASQAGSVQFGPTNTFRGAADRVIVSCYGGALVRYRDGERTVTLVGSTDFMTNSGLPRAGNAALAMNLAGDRSRLVWYAPQRAEGETSGSATLFDLIPDNVNWMVLQLWLVVILVALWKGRRLGPLVAEELPVVVRASETVEGRGRLYRSRRARDVAAQALRTATLQRLLPRLGLTATSPPQNVVNAVAARSGADPDMVRHRLFGSPPATDADLVALARALDDIERQVASI, encoded by the coding sequence GTGACGACACGCTTGCGATCCTGGCGCTGGGCGCTGTTGACGCTCGCCGCGATCTGCGCCGTCGCCGCCGTCACGACCTACCTGACCGCGCCGCGCCCTGGCGGCCGGATGGACCCGGCGTCCACCGGCCCGGAAGGTGCGCACGCACTGGTCGCGCTGCTGCGCGACCATGGTGTCGACGTGGTCGTCGCCAACAGCGTCGAGGATGCCGAAAACGCCACTCGCCCAGGCGCATTGCTGCTGATCGCCCAGGCCCAGCACCTCACCGACGACACACTGTTGCACCGGCTTGCCGACACTCACGCAGACCTACTGCTGGTCGAGCCGACATCACGCGTCCGCGCCGTGCTGGCCCCCGACATCCGCAGCGCCGGCGCCAGCCCGCTGGACAGCAAACCGGATTGCCCATTGCGCGAAGCGAGTCAGGCCGGATCGGTGCAGTTCGGACCCACGAACACTTTTCGTGGCGCCGCTGACCGCGTGATCGTCAGCTGCTACGGCGGAGCGCTGGTCCGCTACCGCGACGGCGAACGCACCGTCACCCTGGTCGGCAGTACCGACTTCATGACCAACAGCGGCCTGCCCCGGGCCGGCAACGCCGCGCTGGCGATGAACCTTGCCGGTGACCGCAGTCGTCTGGTCTGGTATGCGCCGCAGCGGGCCGAGGGTGAAACGTCAGGATCGGCAACACTATTCGACCTGATCCCGGACAACGTCAACTGGATGGTCTTGCAGCTATGGCTGGTCGTCATCCTTGTCGCGCTATGGAAGGGCCGCCGGCTGGGCCCGCTGGTCGCCGAGGAACTGCCTGTGGTGGTGCGTGCCTCGGAAACCGTCGAGGGCCGTGGCCGGCTGTACCGCTCGCGGCGGGCCCGAGACGTTGCCGCGCAGGCATTGCGCACCGCGACATTACAGCGACTGTTGCCGCGGCTCGGGCTGACCGCGACCAGCCCACCGCAAAACGTGGTGAACGCCGTCGCGGCGCGCAGCGGAGCCGACCCGGACATGGTGCGGCATAGGCTGTTCGGGTCTCCACCAGCCACCGACGCCGATCTGGTAGCGCTGGCCCGAGCGCTCGACGACATCGAAAGGCAGGTCGCAAGCATATGA
- a CDS encoding DUF4129 domain-containing protein: MPAIDIDRDAAHQAAQRELAKPIYPKPSLTQRFHEWVNELLYRVVEKGSTIPGGWFTVALLLTLLVIAVIVAVRIARRTMRTRRGGDYPLFETGQLTAAAHRDAAERYAAEGDWTLAIRHRLRAIARGLEETGLLNPAPGRTANELARDAGSRIPQLSTEFSWAATAFNDVTYGERPGTPDAYRLIADLDDHLLRSGSAAHR, encoded by the coding sequence ATGCCCGCTATCGACATCGACCGCGATGCCGCGCATCAGGCCGCGCAGCGCGAACTCGCCAAGCCGATCTATCCGAAGCCCTCGCTGACACAACGCTTTCACGAGTGGGTCAACGAACTGCTCTACCGCGTGGTCGAGAAGGGATCCACCATTCCCGGGGGCTGGTTCACGGTCGCACTGCTGCTCACCTTGCTGGTGATCGCGGTGATCGTCGCTGTTCGCATCGCGCGACGCACGATGCGAACCCGCCGCGGCGGTGACTATCCCTTGTTCGAGACCGGTCAGCTCACCGCCGCAGCGCATCGCGACGCCGCGGAACGTTATGCAGCCGAAGGAGATTGGACACTGGCGATCCGGCACCGGTTGCGTGCAATCGCCCGCGGACTCGAAGAGACCGGGCTGCTCAACCCCGCGCCCGGCCGCACCGCCAACGAGTTGGCCCGCGATGCGGGCAGCCGGATACCACAGCTGTCCACCGAGTTCAGCTGGGCCGCAACGGCTTTCAACGACGTCACCTACGGTGAACGGCCGGGGACGCCTGACGCGTACCGGCTGATCGCCGACCTCGACGACCACCTCCTGCGATCGGGTTCGGCGGCACACCGGTGA
- a CDS encoding GatB/YqeY domain-containing protein: protein MAELKSRLRSDLTEAMKSQDKLRTATLRMLLAAIQTEEVSGKASRELSDDEVIKVLARESRKRGEAAEIYTQNGRGELAANEHAEARVIDEYLPPPLTEGELADVVDTAIAQVAEQLGERPGMKQMGLVMKAATAIAAGKADGARLSAAVKDRL, encoded by the coding sequence ATGGCGGAACTGAAATCACGGCTGCGGTCAGATTTGACCGAGGCGATGAAGTCGCAGGACAAGCTGCGCACCGCGACGCTGCGCATGCTGCTGGCCGCAATCCAGACCGAAGAAGTCTCCGGCAAGGCGTCGCGGGAGCTCTCCGACGACGAGGTCATCAAGGTCCTGGCCCGCGAATCGCGCAAGCGGGGCGAAGCGGCCGAGATCTACACCCAGAACGGCCGCGGTGAGCTAGCGGCCAACGAGCACGCCGAAGCGCGGGTGATCGACGAATACCTGCCGCCGCCGCTGACCGAGGGCGAGCTTGCCGACGTCGTCGACACCGCCATTGCCCAGGTTGCCGAGCAGCTGGGGGAGCGGCCCGGCATGAAACAGATGGGCTTGGTGATGAAGGCCGCCACCGCGATCGCGGCCGGGAAGGCCGACGGGGCACGCCTGTCCGCGGCCGTGAAGGACCGGCTCTAG
- a CDS encoding LLM class F420-dependent oxidoreductase, which translates to MTRFGYTLMTEQNGPKDLVRNAVSAERRGFDFEVCSDHYSPWLASQGHAPNAWAVLGAVAHATERVDLYSYVTCPTMRYHPAVVAQQAATVQILADGRFTLGLGSGENLNEHVVGQGWPAISQRLDMLREAIEIIRALFGGGLVDWRGDYYQADSARLWDLPDVPVGIAVSMTGPKSIAKFATLADHLAAVEPNGDLVHEWHSARQASGMAGGGRVIGQVPVCWDPDRDAAVQRAHDQFRWFGGGWHVNANLPTTAGFAAATQFVRPEDVADSIPCGPDLDAIADAVRPYWEAGFTDIALIQIGGDEQDLFFKEAAEPLLDALRSAAG; encoded by the coding sequence ATGACGCGGTTTGGCTACACCCTGATGACCGAGCAGAACGGCCCCAAAGACCTTGTCCGAAACGCCGTTTCGGCCGAGCGACGGGGCTTTGACTTCGAGGTCTGCAGTGACCACTACTCGCCCTGGCTGGCGTCGCAAGGTCACGCACCCAATGCCTGGGCCGTGCTGGGCGCGGTGGCGCACGCCACCGAACGGGTAGATCTGTATTCGTATGTGACCTGCCCGACGATGCGCTATCACCCGGCGGTCGTCGCGCAGCAGGCGGCGACGGTGCAGATCCTCGCCGACGGCCGGTTCACGCTGGGGCTGGGCAGCGGTGAAAACCTCAACGAGCACGTCGTCGGCCAAGGCTGGCCGGCCATCAGCCAGCGATTGGACATGCTGCGCGAAGCCATCGAGATCATTCGTGCCCTGTTCGGCGGTGGATTGGTGGACTGGCGCGGTGACTACTACCAGGCCGACTCGGCCCGGCTCTGGGACCTGCCGGACGTGCCGGTGGGCATCGCGGTGTCGATGACCGGCCCCAAGTCGATCGCCAAGTTCGCCACGCTGGCCGACCACCTGGCCGCGGTGGAGCCCAACGGCGACCTCGTCCACGAATGGCACTCCGCGCGTCAGGCCAGCGGCATGGCGGGCGGTGGGCGGGTGATCGGCCAGGTGCCGGTCTGCTGGGACCCCGACCGCGACGCCGCCGTCCAGCGCGCCCACGACCAATTCCGCTGGTTCGGCGGCGGCTGGCACGTCAACGCCAACCTGCCGACCACGGCCGGATTCGCTGCCGCCACGCAGTTCGTCCGCCCGGAGGACGTCGCCGACAGCATTCCGTGCGGCCCGGATCTTGACGCGATCGCCGACGCGGTCCGGCCGTACTGGGAAGCCGGGTTCACCGACATCGCGCTGATCCAGATTGGCGGCGACGAACAGGACCTGTTCTTCAAGGAGGCGGCCGAACCGCTGCTCGACGCGCTGCGGTCCGCGGCCGGATGA